Proteins found in one Zea mays cultivar B73 chromosome 1, Zm-B73-REFERENCE-NAM-5.0, whole genome shotgun sequence genomic segment:
- the LOC103640528 gene encoding uncharacterized protein: MNNQIVYQDLTKVLGLDRFDSENLLDVSTTVLPLKSVAMDPTNLLHLKTVPSENGLKLVENSSDNLQDLACESPLAGKVKFMCSFGGKILPRPSDGKLRYVGGETRLISITRNFSWNELVQKTLTIYSQPHIIKYQLPDEDLDALISLSCDEDFQNMMEEYCSLEKANGSVRLRMFLVSLNECEDSSLDAKSLESEPEYHFVVAVNNLAHLGRSISGNNLMSQPSHQLDPSPHSFRDSPVCQANTEVKAKDSVGATLNESSSQFFLAPYTQQLVVEPSTTPSPSLSQQRTMKQSRKQPPADELTTNQEHVSRSEVSSSSNLKTMLPNHLDKKHNDADKGIGTGSPLKHLHIRRQVKDWAGNGIDLIPHTNYDVSTPVEASLYSEKVIMHPENAGGTSGLQEHAGQILGMPHAFSDPLLKNLNDLPASNLSLPAGSYITQSFSQKICHTNELERTISRTGPAFECVKPPDIARADESNYLVSNHIDQRYNQGIIGPASSQPPVYYQDESLSSNVTQKCHDGYHVVQQQDKFFHQDKSAGPIIAPWNNFVQTGLIYNAHGAKLPSDNLDALESSVPKPMHATDHSLSYLLNVSQGDNSESGSHVEKLNSGPVTKDYGTTGYVHGTDKVAPNPQDLLHIKSSEAFITQRSMGNGESGVYQNDNLHKSSVLHTGLIDTDPSVNLHDNGGLSVSSSQNPVVDCVSRREDPLRDWGNIACSEGIIGCDHTTTDNEHIKLAHRLHDNVQMNVPVIVEDVTDNVPSGIPSSRPVVPQVVMAAEEHQEVILSSQKDDDSRTNRPELANEDHDGVADGSISDAVVAELEASMYGLQIIKNGDLEELRELGSGTFGTVYYGKWRGTDVAIKRIKKSCFAGRSSEQEKLTNDFWREAKILSKLHHPNVVAFYGVVPDGTGGTLATVTEFMVNGSLRNVLLRKDRMLDRRRKLTIAMEAAFGMEYLHSKSIVHFDLKCDNLLVNLRDPQRPICKVGDFGLSRIKRNTLVSGGVRGTLPWMAPELLNGSSSKVSEKVDVFSFGIVLWEILTGEEPYANMHCGAIIGGIVNNTLRPPIPEKCDPDWQKLMEQCWSANPDARPSFTEVTDRLRAMPPVIQARGGQAPATR, translated from the exons ATGAATAACCAGATTGTCTATCAAGATCTGACCAAAGTTCTAGGTCTGGATAGATTTGACTCTGAGAACCTTTTGGATGTCTCAACTACAGTTTTGCCACTGAAAAGTGTTGCTATGGATCCTACAAATTTGTTGCATCTGAAGACTGTCCCATCTGAGAATGGACTCAAACTGGTTGAAAATTCAAGCGACAATCTACAggatttggcttgtgaaagcccccTTGCTGGAAAAGTCAAGTTCATGTGCAGCTTTGGTGGGAAAATCTTGCCTAGGCCAAGTGATGGGAAGCTCAGGTATGTCGGCGGGGAGACACGCCTCATCTCGATAACCAGGAACTTCTCGTGGAATGAACTAGTGCAGAAAACTCTCACAATCTACAGTCAGCCTCATATCATCAAGTATCAACTTCCTGACGAGGATCTGGACGCCCTCATTTCTCTTTCGTGTGATGAGGATTTCCAGAATATGATGGAAGAATACTGCAGTCTTGAAAAGGCCAATGGCTCTGTTAGACTAAGGATGTTTCTTGTCTCCCTCAATGAATGTGAAGATTCGTCATTGGACGCAAAGAGCTTGGAGAGTGAACCAGAGTATCATTTTGTTGTTGCTGTGAACAATCTTGCACATTTGGGCCGGAGCATTAGTGGCAACAATTTAATGAGCCAGCCGAGCCATCAATTGGATCCTTCTCCACACTCCTTTAGAGACTCACCTGTCTGTCAAGCCAATACAGAAGTTAAAGCCAAAGATTCTGTTGGAGCAACTCTCAATGAATCTTCCTCTCAGTTTTTCCTTGCTCCATACACACAACAATTGGTGGTCGAGCCATCGACAACTCCGTCCCCAAGTTTAAGTCAGCAGAGGACCATGAAACAATCTAGGAAGCAACCCCCTGCAGATGAATTGACAACAAACCAAGAACATGTGAGTAGAAGTGAAGTTTCCAGTAGCTCAAATTTGAAAACCATGCTTCCGAACCATCTAGATAAGAAGCACAATGATGCGGACAAGGGTATTGGAACTGGATCTCCCTTGAAACATCTTCACATTCGAAGGCAGGTAAAAGATTGGGCTGGAAATGGTATTGACTTGATTCCACATACCAACTATGATGTTTCTACTCCAGTGGAAGCGTCCTTATATTCTGAAAAGGTTATCATGCATCCAGAAAATGCAGGAGGGACATCTGGGCTGCAGGAACATGCCGGTCAAATTCTAGGCATGCCCCATGCCTTCTCAGATCCTTTACTAAAGAATCTTAATGACTTGCCTGCATCGAATTTGTCATTACCTGCTGGTTCTTACATAACCCAATCATTTTCCCAGAAAATATGCCATACTAATGAGTTGGAGAGAACAATAAGTAGGACTGGGCCAGCTTTTGAATGTGTCAAACCCCCTGACATTGCCCGTGCAGATGAATCAAATTATCTTGTTTCTAATCATATTGACCAAAGGTACAATCAAGGAATTATTGGCCCAGCCAGTTCACAGCCACCAGTATATTACCAAGATGAAAGTTTGTCAAGTAATGTGACACAAAAATGCCATGATGGTTATCATGTAGTTCAACAGCAGGATAAGTTTTTTCATCAGGATAAAAGCGCAGGTCCAATTATTGCTCCCTGGAACAATTTTGTTCAAACAGGGTTAATTTACAACGCACATGGTGCAAAGTTGCCCTCAGATAATTTAGATGCTCTAGAAAGTTCAGTTCCAAAGCCGATGCATGCTACTGATCATTCCCTTTCATATCTCCTTAATGTATCCCAAGGAGACAATTCAGAAAGTGGATCACATGTAGAGAAACTGAATTCAGGGCCTGTTACTAAAGATTATGGAACTACTGGCTATGTGCATGGAACTGATAAGGTTGCTCCAAATCCTCAGGATCTGTTGCATATAAAGTCTTCTGAAGCTTTTATCACGCAAAGATCAATGGGCAATGGAGAATCTGGTGTATATCAGAATGATAATTTGCACAAGTCATCAGTGCTACATACTGGGCTGATTGATACTGATCCAAGTGTGAACTTGCACGACAATGGTGGCCTCTCTGTGTCTTCGTCTCAAAATCCAGTTGTGGACTGTGTTTCTAGGAGAGAGGATCCCCTTCGTGATTGGGGCAATATCGCCTGCAGTGAAGGAATAATTGGATGTGACCATACCACCACCGATAATGAACACATAAAGCTAGCACACAGGCTGCACGATAATGTTCAAATGAATGTACCTGTCATAGTTGAGGACGTGACTGATAATGTGCCTTCAGGCATTCCATCATCGAGACCAGTTGTTCCTCAGGTTGTAATGGCAGCTGAAGAACACCAAGAGGTGATTCTTTCATCACAGAAGGATGACGATAGTAGGACCAACAGGCCAGAGTTAGCTAATGAG GATCATGATGGAGTTGCCGATGGATCCATTAGCGATGCTGTAGTTGCTGAACTTGAAGCCAGCATGTATGGATTACAG ATCATTAAAAATGGTGACCTCGAGGAACTACGTGAACTGGGATCCGGAACATTTGGAACTGTATACTATGGAAAGTGGCGAGGAACTGATGTTGCTATCAAGCGCATCAAGAAAAGCTGTTTTGCTGGAAGATCATCTGAACAAGAGAAACTT ACCAATGACTTTTGGAGGGAAGCAAAGATTCTTTCGAAGTTACATCATCCAAATGTTGTCGCTTTCTATGGTGTGGTCCCTGATGGAACTGGAGGAACACTAGCCACTGTGACTGAATTCATGGTGAATGGCTCACTAAGGAATGTTCTTTTAAGGAAAGACAG AATGCTTGATCGCCGGAGAAAACTTACAATTGCTATGGAAGCGGcgtttgggatggaatacctgcACTCCAAAAGCATAGTGCATTTTGATCTGAAATGCGACAACTTACTTGTTAACTTGAGAGATCCTCAGAGGCCAATTTGCAAG GTTGGAGACTTTGGGTTATCAAGGATCAAGCGCAACACTCTGGTTTCTGGGGGTGTCCGCGGCACTCTTCCATGGATGGCACCAGAGCTACTGAATGGCAGCAGCAGCAAAGTCTCTGAGAAA GTGGATGTGTTCTCTTTTGGGATAGTTTTATGGGAGATCTTGACTGGTGAGGAACCGTATGCAAATATGCATTGTGGTGCTATCATAG GGGGTATCGTCAATAACACACTCCGGCCTCCAATACCTGAGAAGTGTGACCCGGACTGGCAAAAGCTGATGGAGCAATGTTGGTCGGCGAACCCTGACGCCCGCCCCTCATTCACCGAGGTCACCGACAGGCTCCGAGCCATGCCGCCGGTGATTCAGGCGAGAGGGGGACAGGCTCCGGCAACCAGATGA
- the LOC103640530 gene encoding uncharacterized protein, producing the protein MSSSMVPKNPPPPTGYDGEGGVEAAPVTSCLYLRPGAGALDRDAVLRRIRHRRRHSRLRDTLRPMVLQAQPAEPDGAEWRLPWPLDDAFSAP; encoded by the coding sequence ATGTCGTCCTCCATGGTGCCCAAGAACCCGCCGCCCCCGACCGGGTACGATGGCGAAGGCGGCGTCGAGGCGGCGCCGGTGACGAGCTGCCTGTACCTGCGGCCCGGGGCGGGGGCGCTGGACAGGGACGCCGTGCTGCGCCGCATCCGCCACCGGAGGCGCCACAGCCGCCTCCGCGACACGCTGCGCCCCATGGTGCTGCAGGCGCAGCCGGCGGAGCCGGACGGCGCCGAATGGCGCCTCCCGTGGCCGCTCGACGACGCCTTCTCGGCGCCGTAG
- the LOC103640531 gene encoding SPX and EXS domain-containing protein 1-like, which yields MKGSTIPSVAIMPSPLFLWRFKVVLFLLWGLCCCKIGWDSVMRMSVDLRDLFLYEAFLYYNPLLLVALMIWLWGVNLWVFAQSSVNYAKVFDLAQTHLSHREIWRCATWLTLIVPTSMTAYLYLYSHGEVSLAASQPVLLYAILLMILLSPFDMFYLSSRFYFLRTVWRIILPLQAITFPDFFLADIFTSMSKVFSDLERSVCRMVNRQVATIAWFEADSICGSHSVAIPLVLVFPYLWRFFQCLRQYKDTKEKTCLFNALKYSTAIPVIFLSALKYHVYPDQWVGFYRPLWLISSVVNSLYSFYWDIKRDWDLSILTRIFMFKNPSIWTNLLYGQNWVFYWVLGSNLVLRCTWTYKLSAHLRHNYLTVFTIAALEILRRWQWVFFRVENEWNKMTAKQNLEMSSDMPSEGDRLLDSSNHTV from the exons atgAAGGGCTCGACCATCCCTTCGGTCGCGATCATGCCCTCGCCGCTCTTCCTCTGGCGGTTTAAG GTTGTGTTGTTTCTTCTATGGGGCTTATGTTGTTGCAAG ATAGGTTGGGACTCAGTTATGAGAATGAGTGTTGATCTCAGAGACCTATTTCTTTATGAGGCTTTCTTGTACTATAATCCTCTTCTTCTTGTG GCCTTGATGATTTGGTTGTGGGGAGTAAATCTATGGGTCTTTGCACAATCATCTGTGAATTATGCAAAAGTGTTTGATCTTGCACAAACACATTTATCTCACCGTGAGATATGGAGG TGTGCTACTTGGTTGACGTTAATTGTCCCCACTAGCATGACAGCCTACCTATATCTGTACTCACATGGAGAAGTGTCCCTTGCAGCATCTCAACCA GTTCTCTTGTATGCTATTCTTCTGATGATCCTCCTTTCTCCTTTTGATATGTTTTACTTATCATCACGCTTTTACTTTCTGAGAACAGTCTGGCGTATAATACTGCCTTTACAA GCAATTACATTTCCTGACTTCTTTTTGGCTGATATTTTTACATCCATGTCAAAG GTGTTCTCAGATCTGGAGCGTTCGGTTTGTCGTATGGTGAATCGCCAG GTTGCAACAATCGCTTGGTTTGAAGCAGATTCTATTTGTGGCAGTCATTCCGTAGCTATTCCTCTTGTTCTCGTGTTTCCCTACTTGTGGCGTTTCTTCCAATGTCTCCGTCAGTACAAGGATACAAAGGAGAAGACATGTCTTTTCAATG CTCTCAAGTACTCGACAGCAATTCCTGTGATTTTCCTTTCCGCTCTCAAGTATCATGTATATCCTGATCAATGGGTTGGCTTCTACCGCCCCCTCTGGCTTATCTCTAGTGTTGTAAATTCACTGTATTCCTTCTACTGGGATATAAAGCGAGATTGGGATTTGAG CATCCTAACCAGGATTTTCATGTTCAAAAATCCAAGCATATGGACTAATCTTCTTTACGGGCAGAACTGG GTATTCTACTGGGTACTGGGCAGCAACTTGGTTCTGCGATGCACATGGACATACAAGCTCTCGGCGCATCTCCGGCACAACTACCTGACAGTGTTCACCATAGCAGCTCTGGAAATCCTGAGACGGTGGCAGTGGGTGTTCTTCCGGGTCGAGAACGAGTGGAACAAGATGACGGCCAAACAAAACTTGGAGATGTCATCTGACATGCCTTCCGAAGGGGACAGGCTACTGGATTCGAGTAACCACACAGTGTGA